In one window of Streptomyces roseofulvus DNA:
- the kdpA gene encoding potassium-transporting ATPase subunit KdpA, whose product MSPVLAGILQLLALIVALGLSYRPLGDHMAKVYSSEKHLKPEKWIYKAIGANPAVEMRWPAYLRGVLAFSAVSVLFLYLLQRVQGSLPGSLGFVSIDPDQAFNTAASFVANTNWQSYYGEQAMGHVVQTGGLAVQNFVSAAVGMAVAVALVRGFARSRSGELGNFWADLVRGVVRILLPIAVIGALVLVACGAIQNFSGIHEVGQFTGGTQQWNGGAVASQEVIKELGTNGGGYFNANSAHPFENPNGLSNLFEIYLILVIPFALTRTFGRMVGSLKQGYAILGTMVTIWIGFTALMMWTEFAGKGPAFELAGGAMEGKETRFGIGASAIFSVATTLTSTGAVNSFHSSNTGFGGGINLLGMQLGEIAPGGVGSGLYGMLIMAIIAVFIAGLMVGRTPEYLGKKIGTREIKFAACYILVTPALVLGFTAASFVLDTPAHSMTNSGAHGFSEILYAFTSGANNNGSAFAGLNADTQWFNSTIGIAMLLGRFLPMVFVLALAGSLAEQTPVPETAGTLRTEKPLFTGLLVGTIMIITGLTYFPALALGPLAEGLAA is encoded by the coding sequence ACATGGCGAAGGTGTACTCCTCGGAGAAGCACCTGAAGCCCGAGAAGTGGATCTACAAGGCGATCGGCGCCAACCCGGCGGTCGAGATGCGCTGGCCCGCGTACCTGCGCGGCGTCCTCGCCTTCTCCGCGGTGAGCGTCCTCTTCCTCTACCTGCTCCAGCGGGTGCAGGGGTCGCTGCCCGGCTCGCTCGGCTTCGTGTCGATCGACCCCGACCAGGCGTTCAACACCGCCGCCTCCTTCGTCGCCAACACCAACTGGCAGTCTTACTACGGCGAGCAGGCCATGGGCCACGTCGTGCAGACCGGCGGCCTCGCGGTGCAGAACTTCGTGTCGGCGGCGGTCGGCATGGCCGTCGCGGTCGCCCTCGTCCGCGGCTTCGCCCGCTCGCGCTCCGGCGAACTGGGCAACTTCTGGGCCGACCTGGTCCGCGGAGTCGTCCGCATCCTCCTCCCGATCGCCGTGATCGGCGCCCTCGTCCTCGTCGCGTGCGGAGCGATCCAGAACTTCTCCGGCATCCACGAGGTCGGCCAGTTCACGGGCGGGACGCAGCAGTGGAACGGCGGGGCGGTGGCCTCCCAGGAGGTCATCAAGGAACTGGGCACCAACGGCGGCGGTTACTTCAACGCCAACTCCGCCCACCCCTTCGAGAACCCCAACGGGCTGTCGAACCTCTTCGAGATCTATCTGATCCTCGTCATCCCCTTCGCGCTGACGCGGACGTTCGGCCGCATGGTCGGCTCGCTGAAGCAGGGGTACGCGATCCTCGGCACGATGGTCACCATCTGGATCGGTTTCACCGCGCTGATGATGTGGACCGAGTTCGCCGGGAAGGGCCCGGCGTTCGAGCTGGCCGGCGGGGCGATGGAGGGCAAGGAGACCCGGTTCGGCATCGGCGCCTCCGCGATCTTCTCGGTCGCCACCACGCTGACCTCGACCGGCGCGGTGAACTCCTTCCACTCGTCGAACACCGGTTTCGGGGGTGGAATCAACCTGCTGGGCATGCAGCTCGGCGAGATCGCGCCCGGCGGCGTCGGCTCCGGCCTCTACGGCATGCTGATCATGGCGATCATCGCGGTGTTCATCGCGGGCCTGATGGTCGGCCGCACCCCGGAGTACCTGGGCAAGAAGATCGGCACCCGCGAGATCAAGTTCGCGGCCTGCTACATCCTCGTCACCCCGGCGCTCGTCCTCGGCTTCACCGCCGCCTCGTTCGTGCTGGACACCCCCGCTCACTCGATGACGAACAGTGGCGCGCACGGCTTCTCCGAGATCCTGTACGCCTTCACCTCCGGCGCCAACAACAACGGCTCGGCCTTCGCCGGCCTCAACGCCGACACCCAGTGGTTCAACTCGACCATCGGCATCGCGATGCTGCTCGGCCGGTTCCTCCCGATGGTGTTCGTCCTCGCACTGGCCGGCTCGCTCGCCGAGCAGACGCCCGTCCCCGAGACCGCGGGCACCCTGCGGACCGAGAAGCCGCTGTTCACCGGCCTGCTGGTCGGCACGATCATGATCATCACCGGTCTCACCTACTTCCCGGCCCTCGCGCTGGGACCGCTCGCCGAAGGGCTCGCGGCATGA